The DNA region TTATTCATGATTGGAAGGTAACAAATCAATGCCTAATCCCGGATGGATCGGGCGCTGTATGCTTGAGACACGATCGTTTTGATCATTTCGTCCAATTCGTCCACCGATTGTTTGATCATTTTCCGGTATTCGGTACGGTCCACGACCTCAGGCTCACTTTGAAGTAACTCTATGGCTCCGAGAATATTGGCGACAGTTCTGCGGATTTGATGCGATTGAAACCGGGCAACAGCGGACATCACCTCATTTTGCTCGCTGATCACTTGCTCGTAAACCTTGATGTCGGTTATGTCTCGAGATACACAACCAAGGCCTTCAACTCGATTTTTACGGTTGAGAATTGGGTAAACGCGAATCTCGAAATGCACTTGTTGGCTACTTATCTTTTCACTGTGTACTTCGCGAATGGTTTTATAGTCGCGCAGAACTCGTTCGAAGTATCCAGTCCAGTCGACTTTGACATTCATTGCACGACTCCATTTTTCCGGGTCCAATCCCTTTTCCACCTCTACGTCCTTCGAGGTCTTACGCCTATCGGCATAGGCTCTGTTGAACGAAAGAAATTTGTAGTTCAGGTCCACACTCCACGCCAAATCATCGAGATTATCCATCAGATAAGCGAGGTTTCGGCGATTTCGTTTGAGCTCGAGTTTTTGGGTTTTCTGTTTGGTGATGTCTTGAACCAAGAGTGACATCATGTTTTCTCCGGGGTGAATACTTATTCGAAGCCATTTCTTTTTGGGTCCCCAGTGTGTCGAATGTTGCTTTTTCTCTCGTCCCATGGGCTTCGAGCAACTTTTTTCTCGTTAAGCTATCTGGTCCAAAATCAATAAGCTCCCATATTGGCATATCCATTGCTTCCTCCACGGGAACCCCGGTGATTCCGGCCATAATGTGGTTTGCATAAGAAACCGTCCAATCGTCCCGAATGGCCATAAACCCATCGGAGATACTATTGATCAGTTCAACGAGTCTGTCGTTGAGCCGACTGAGGTCTTCTTTGTCGTGAATGACTTGAGTAAGGTCTGATACAACCCCTAGCAACATGGTCTTTTTAAGGTCGGGATCTTCGAATGCCGTTATTCTGGATTGTAAGATTCTAGTACTTCCATCTTTGTGGAAAACCGTGATCTCCCTATCCAAGCTATCGCCTTCTCTTATCTGGGTCAGATCGTGTTGTAACGATTCCTCCGACTTGTTCAGGGTCTTGAAGAAAACGGATTTGTGATTTATCACTTCCTCGGGCAAGTATCCGAGGACTTCGGTAATGCGATTGTTCACGTAGCGTACCTCCATAAAATCGGGGTCGAACAAGTAAACGATGTCCGCGGTATGCTGAAGAACCTTGGTTTGCTTGGTATCCGTTGATCTTATTATGCGCATATACCGACGAATCAAGAAGAATACGAGGATTCCGTTGAGCGCGACGAATAAAAGACCTTTGAATAGTTGGGCCTGCGACATTACATCAATTCCGTCGGACCAATATTTAAGTACGATCTGATCGGTAAAGGTTATCCAAAGCACACCGAAGACCAAGAAAGGCAGGAGTACATGAATTGTGGAACGTAGGTCGTTGTTCATGAGGTAGGGGTGGAAATAGGTGTGTTCAAATTACACAATAGTGCCCGCAATATCAAGGATTAGGCCTATTCTCCACCTTTGCGAAAGGCCAAAAAGAGCAACGCCGTCATATGGGCATCCCCCAAGGCTGTGTGCGCTCCAACATTTGGAATTCCATACCTCTCCGCACATACCCCTAAGGGCCAAGACTTTCGACTACGGATCAAGCCTTCCGGAAATTTTTTCCGCATGAACTCAAGGGTATCGAAAGAGGCATTTTGAAGTTTTTGCAACCCCAATCGGTCAGCGGCATTTTGTACGAGCGCAATATCGAAGCTCACGTAATGGCCCATCAAAGTATTTCTTCCGGCAAAATAAATGAGGCACTGAATAGCCTC from Flavobacteriales bacterium includes:
- a CDS encoding PAS domain-containing protein; translation: MDNLDDLAWSVDLNYKFLSFNRAYADRRKTSKDVEVEKGLDPEKWSRAMNVKVDWTGYFERVLRDYKTIREVHSEKISSQQVHFEIRVYPILNRKNRVEGLGCVSRDITDIKVYEQVISEQNEVMSAVARFQSHQIRRTVANILGAIELLQSEPEVVDRTEYRKMIKQSVDELDEMIKTIVSQAYSARSIRD
- a CDS encoding PAS domain-containing protein — translated: MNNDLRSTIHVLLPFLVFGVLWITFTDQIVLKYWSDGIDVMSQAQLFKGLLFVALNGILVFFLIRRYMRIIRSTDTKQTKVLQHTADIVYLFDPDFMEVRYVNNRITEVLGYLPEEVINHKSVFFKTLNKSEESLQHDLTQIREGDSLDREITVFHKDGSTRILQSRITAFEDPDLKKTMLLGVVSDLTQVIHDKEDLSRLNDRLVELINSISDGFMAIRDDWTVSYANHIMAGITGVPVEEAMDMPIWELIDFGPDSLTRKKLLEAHGTREKATFDTLGTQKEMASNKYSPRRKHDVTLGSRHHQTENPKTRAQTKSPKPRLSDG
- a CDS encoding 3'-5' exonuclease, translated to MIRWIQGLFSEQDPQRSNVDLGARQVVFDCETDGLDPRKNRILSIGAVEIIDNRVQLATAWEVRVCRPHFDGGGAEVHELTKREMDSGVEEKEAIQCLIYFAGRNTLMGHYVSFDIALVQNAADRLGLQKLQNASFDTLEFMRKKFPEGLIRSRKSWPLGVCAERYGIPNVGAHTALGDAHMTALLFLAFRKGGE